In Marivirga salinae, a single window of DNA contains:
- a CDS encoding DUF5916 domain-containing protein — MIKNILLLLILLLSSVVTIKAKEDEKKEIRELETEFVEDITPTIDGELDDKFWQGINETEAQFIAFVPENGAQSKQKTYIKTAYTDFGIYIAARMEDTSGEPIRQELGIRDDDSRNADQFGIILDTYQNGQNAFYLKVSAAGVQTDIFINRGRSDYNWDAVWKSEAKITEKGWQVEIEIPYSAIRFPKDQKQDWNINFMRKIQSKNETSYWNYVDNSIDGLVNQSGVLRGLNGIKPPLRLSVSPYITSYYNKHGKESGMDITGGMDLKYGLTESFTLDMTLIPDFGQTVSDNLIYNLGPFEVQYAENRAFFTEGTELFNKGGLFYSRRVGQSFGSVELQDSDSLISRPAEAPLLNASKITGRTKSGLGIGFFNAITNKTFAEVYDKETKQKRLEQVDDLTNFNVMVVDQSLKNNSNISLINTNVKRFDGGNNANVIGSDFRLRDKSNTYQIDGFGAYNNIQNPEGFVEDGYKYNVSIAKISGKYQYEIGRNVESDTYDPNDMGFLRNPNEITHFGAVSYNQFQPTVLFNQYRIRMGSNYSQLYEPKLYQDFGTWTDFWAQSKDFQSYYLRFNYRPFKTFDFFEPRVDDAKYFRTWNYSTNFQYSSDSRKAFMSNISVGIWNAPDREQFDYWINFSPRFRVNDQLSINYGLNFNRQFSSIGFAEHFKNEEGDVEQVVFGERDIDVMSNVLGVNYTINSKMGLNFRLRHYWNKVDYFNYFSLTNDGDLESIAYTGKDLASDAYEKHDVNFNVFNIDAVYSWQIAPGSFVNVVWKDAVQEVNKMVDMNFSDNFRNVLSTDHQQNLSVRLIYFLDYTQIKRDLINRS; from the coding sequence ATGATTAAAAATATCCTTTTACTCTTAATACTACTTTTATCATCAGTTGTAACAATTAAAGCAAAAGAGGATGAAAAAAAAGAAATACGGGAATTGGAAACAGAATTTGTTGAAGACATTACACCAACTATAGACGGTGAATTGGATGACAAATTTTGGCAAGGTATAAATGAGACGGAAGCCCAGTTTATAGCTTTTGTTCCAGAAAATGGAGCTCAATCTAAACAAAAGACTTATATAAAAACTGCTTACACAGATTTCGGAATCTATATTGCCGCAAGAATGGAAGACACTAGTGGAGAGCCTATTCGTCAAGAATTAGGAATCAGGGATGATGATAGTAGAAATGCAGACCAATTTGGAATAATTTTAGATACTTATCAAAATGGACAAAATGCATTTTACTTAAAAGTAAGTGCCGCGGGAGTTCAAACTGATATTTTCATCAACAGAGGTAGAAGCGACTACAATTGGGATGCGGTATGGAAAAGTGAAGCAAAAATAACTGAAAAAGGCTGGCAAGTTGAAATAGAAATTCCTTATTCAGCAATCCGATTTCCAAAAGATCAAAAGCAAGATTGGAATATCAATTTCATGAGAAAAATACAAAGCAAGAATGAAACTTCCTATTGGAACTATGTGGACAATTCCATTGATGGATTAGTGAATCAATCTGGAGTATTAAGGGGATTAAACGGAATTAAACCTCCCTTGAGATTATCTGTTTCTCCTTATATAACTTCTTATTACAATAAGCACGGCAAAGAAAGCGGAATGGATATTACGGGTGGAATGGATTTAAAATATGGTCTTACTGAAAGCTTCACTTTGGATATGACTTTAATTCCTGATTTTGGACAAACCGTTTCTGATAATTTAATTTATAATTTAGGCCCATTTGAAGTTCAATATGCGGAGAACAGGGCGTTTTTTACTGAAGGAACCGAGCTTTTCAACAAAGGTGGATTGTTCTACTCCCGAAGAGTTGGACAATCATTTGGCTCAGTGGAATTACAAGATTCTGATTCTTTGATTTCTAGACCTGCTGAAGCTCCATTATTAAATGCTTCTAAAATTACAGGAAGAACCAAAAGCGGGTTAGGTATTGGTTTTTTTAATGCCATTACCAACAAAACATTTGCAGAAGTTTATGATAAGGAAACAAAGCAAAAAAGACTTGAACAAGTAGATGATCTGACCAATTTCAATGTGATGGTAGTGGATCAAAGCTTGAAAAACAATAGCAATATTAGTTTGATTAACACCAATGTTAAACGGTTTGATGGAGGGAACAATGCAAATGTAATAGGGTCTGATTTTCGATTAAGAGATAAAAGCAATACTTATCAAATTGATGGTTTTGGTGCTTATAATAACATCCAAAACCCCGAAGGATTTGTAGAAGATGGATATAAATATAATGTCAGCATTGCCAAAATAAGTGGGAAGTACCAATACGAAATAGGAAGAAACGTTGAAAGTGATACTTACGATCCGAATGACATGGGCTTTTTACGTAATCCAAATGAAATAACCCATTTTGGCGCTGTAAGTTATAATCAATTTCAGCCTACAGTTCTTTTCAATCAATACAGAATTCGCATGGGTTCTAATTACAGCCAATTATATGAGCCTAAGTTGTATCAAGATTTTGGCACCTGGACGGATTTTTGGGCACAATCAAAAGATTTTCAGTCTTACTATCTCCGCTTTAATTACAGACCATTTAAGACCTTTGATTTTTTTGAACCAAGAGTAGATGATGCGAAGTATTTTAGAACTTGGAATTACAGTACAAACTTTCAATATTCATCTGACAGTAGAAAAGCATTCATGAGTAATATATCAGTAGGGATATGGAATGCCCCTGATAGAGAACAGTTTGATTATTGGATTAATTTTTCTCCACGCTTTAGAGTCAATGACCAGTTATCCATTAACTATGGATTGAATTTCAATAGACAATTTAGTTCTATTGGTTTTGCTGAGCATTTTAAAAATGAGGAAGGAGATGTTGAACAAGTAGTTTTTGGTGAAAGGGATATTGATGTTATGTCAAATGTATTGGGAGTAAATTATACCATAAATAGTAAAATGGGTTTAAATTTCCGCTTAAGGCATTATTGGAATAAAGTTGATTATTTTAATTACTTCAGCTTGACAAATGACGGTGATCTTGAATCAATAGCTTACACTGGAAAAGATTTAGCTTCGGATGCTTATGAAAAGCATGATGTGAATTTTAATGTATTTAATATTGATGCGGTTTACTCATGGCAAATTGCTCCTGGTAGTTTTGTAAATGTTGTTTGGAAGGATGCTGTTCAGGAAGTTAACAAAATGGTAGACATGAATTTTTCAGATAATTTTAGAAATGTATTATCTACTGATCATCAACAGAATTTAAGTGTACGATTGATTTATTTTCTAGATTATACACAGATAAAAAGAGACTTAATCAACCGAAGTTAA